The nucleotide sequence GGAAAAGCAAGTCTTGACCAAAGAAGATATCATAACTATCGTTAAGTATTTAATTGAATTGATTAATGCAAAAGCAGATATCGATGATATTGACCACTTATCAAACCGTCGTGTTCGTACAGTTGGAGAACAATTGTCACAACAATTCGGCGTTGGTTTAGCACGTATGGCTAGAACTATTCGTGAGAGAATGAACGTTAGGGATAACGAGGTGTTTACACCTATTGATTTGATTAATGCTAAAACATTATCGTCAGTAATCAACTCTTTTTTCGGAACAAACCAGTTATCTCAATTTATGGATCAAACGAATCCACTTGCTGAGATTACACACAAAAGAAGATTATCTGCACTTGGACCAGGTGGACTTTCGAGAGAAAGAGCTGGATTTGAGGTTCGTGACGTTCACTATACGCACTACGGTCGTTTATGTCCGATTGAAACTCCTGAGGGACCAAATATTGGTTTGATTTCTTCTCTAGGTGTTTATGCTAAAGTAAACGGAATGGGGTTCATTGAAACACCTTACCGTAAAGTAACTGAAGGTGTTGTAGATTTGAATGCTACTCCAATCTATTTAAGTGCTGAAGAAGAAGAAGGAATGATGATTGCTCAGGCAAACATCGAAATGGATAATTCAGGTAAAATTACTGCTGAGAACGTAATTGCTCGTGAAGAGGGTGATTTCCCAGTTGTATCACCGTTACAAGTTCATTATACAGACGTTGCACCGAACCAGATTGCTTCTATTTCTGCTTCTTTGATTCCATTCTTGGAACATGATGATGCGAATAGAGCCTTGATGGGATCTAACATGATGCGTCAGGCCGTACCATTAATTCGTCCTGAAGCTCCAATTGTAGGTACCGGTTTAGAGCGTCAAGTAGCTTCAGATTCTAGAGTACTGATTAATGCTGAAGGGCATGGTACTGTTGAATATGTTGATGCTAATATCATTACTATCAAATATGATCGTTCTGAAGAAGAAAGAATGGTAAGTTTTGATTCTGATGAGAAGACTTATAACTTAATTAAATTTAGAAAAACCAATCAAGGAACAAGTATCAACTTGAAACCTATCGTTAGAAAAGGGGATAGAGTGGTACCTGGTCAAGTATTATCAGAAGGATATGCGACTCAAAATGGAGAATTGGCATTAGGTCGTAACCTAAAAGTAGCCTTTATGCCATGGAAAGGGTATAACTTTGAGGATGCGATTGTAATTTCTGAAAAAGTAGTTCGTGATGATATCTTTACTTCAATTCACGTAGATGATTACTCATTAGAAGTAAGAGATACGAAATTAGGTAACGAAGAATTAACAAACGATATACCAAACGTTTCTGAAGAGGCTACTAAAGACTTAGATGAAAACGGTATGATTAGAATTGGTGCCGAGGTAAAACCTGGTGATATTCTTATCGGTAAAATTACACCTAAAGGAGAATCTGATCCTACTCCAGAAGAGAAATTGTTACGTGCAATTTTCGGAGATAAAGCAGGAGATGTAAAAGATGCTTCTTTGAAAGCTTCTCCATCTTTACATGGTGTTGTTTTGGATAAAAAATTATTTGCAAGAGCGGTAAAAGACAAACGCAAACGTACTCAAGATAAAGATGCTTTAGGGGCTCTTGAAATGGAGTTTGAAGTTAAATTTACTGAACTAAAAGATAAATTGATTGAAAAGCTTTTCTTAATCGTAAACGGAAAAACATCACAAGGTGTAATGAATGATTTGGGTGAAGAAGTTTTACCAAAAGGTAAAAAATACACGCAAAGAATGCTTTACGCTGTTGAAGATTTTGCTCACTTAAGCAAAGGTCAATGGGTAGCTGATGATGCAACTAATAAAATGGTGAATGATTTAATTCATAACTATAAAATTAAGTTGAACGATTTACAAGGAGCGTTAAGAAGAGAGAAATTCACGATTACTGTTGGTGATGAATTACCATCAGGAATTTTGAAACTTGCTAAGGTTTATATAGCTAAGAAACGTAAGTTGAAAGTTGGGGATAAAATGGCAGGACGTCACGGTAACAAAGGTATTGTTGCTCGTATTGTTCGTCATGAAGATATGCCTTTCTTAGAGGATGGAACGCCAGTTGATATTGTATTGAATCCACTTGGGGTACCTTCTCGTATGAACATTGGTCAAATTTATGAGACTGTTCTTGGATGGGCTGGTATGAACTTGGGTAGAAAATATGCTACTCCTATTTTTGACGGTGCTTCATTAGATCAAATTAATGCATTGACTGACGAAGCTGGTATTCCACGTTTTGGACATACACACTTATATGATGGTGGTACAGGTGAGCGTTTCCATCAAGCAGCAACCGTAGGTGTAATTTATATGTTGAAATTAGGACATATGGTTGATGATAAGATGCACGCACGTTCTATTGGTCCATACTCGTTGATTACTCAACAACCATTGGGTGGTAAAGCTCAATTTGGTGGTCAGCGTTTTGGAGAGATGGAGGTTTGGGCACTTGAGGCTTATGGAGCTTCTAGTACACTTCGTGAAATCTTAACTGTGAAATCTGATGATGTAATTGGTAGAGCTAAAACTTACGAAGCTATCGTAAAAGGTGAATCAATGCCAGAGCCAGGATTACCTGAATCATTCAATGTATTAATGCATGAGTTGAAAGGTCTTGGTTTAGATATCAGATTAGAAGAATAAGACTTAGTATTCAGTGTTCAGTTTTTAGTGCTCAGTTTCTAACTGAAAACTCAAAAACTGAATGCTGAACACTTTTTATAATTAGTTTTCAAGATTTATACCCGTAAACCGTTCCGATTTTTTATATAAACCAAGAGGTTTTTATGACTAGCACTTTAATGAGTAATTAAAGTTTAGAGAAGTAATTCGAGGTAGTGTTTGAGTTGTTAATTCGGCTAAAACAAAATCAATTTTTTAATTGCAAATAAATCAATAGTAAAAACTATGATGAATAATAGAAATAATAAAGATAAAAACCAAGTTAAAAGGTTTGATAAAATCTCAATAGGTCTTGCTTCTCCAGAATCTATCTTGAAGGAATCAAGAGGTGAAGTTTTAAAACCAGAAACAATTAACTACCGTACGCACAAGCCAGAGCGTGACGGTCTTTTCTGTGAAAGAATTTTCGGACCTGTAAAAGATTTTGAATGTGCTTGTGGTAAGTATAAAAGAATTAGATATAAAGGAATTATCTGTGACCGTTGTGGTGTAGAAGTTACTGAGAAAAAAGTACGTAGAGATAGAGTAGGTCACATCAATCTTGTTGTGCCAATTGCTCATATTTGGTATTTCCGTTCTCTACCTAACAAAATTGGATATATTCTTGGTTTACCATCTAAGAAATTAGATATGATTATTTACTACGAAAGATACGTAGTAATTCAAGCAGGTATTGCTAAGAATACAGATGGAGAATCTCTTCAAAGATTAGATTTCTTGACTGAAGAAGAGTATTTAAATATTTTAGATACTCTTCCACAAGAAAATCAATATTTAGATGATATGGATCCTAATAAATTTGTTGCCAAAATGGGAGCAGAATGTATAATGGATTTATTAGCGCGTATTGATTTGGATCAATTGTCATACCAATTGAGACATTCAGCTAATAACGAAACATCTAAACAACGTAAAACTGAAGCACTAAAAAGATTGCAAGTTGTGGAATCTTTCCGTGAGTCTAACTTAAACCGTGAAAATCGTCCTGAATGGATGATAATGAAAGTGGTTCCGGTTATTCCGCCAGAATTACGTCCGCTTGTGCCACTTGACGGAGGTCGTTTTGCAACTTCAGATTTAAATGACTTATATCGTCGTGTAATCATTCGTAACAACCGTTTGAAAAGATTGATGGAGATCAAAGCTCCTGAAGTAATCTTAAGAAACGAAAAACGTATGTTGCAAGAATCTGTAGATTCATTATTTGATAACACTCGTAAAGCTTCTGCTGTTAAAACAGAATCTAACAGACCATTAAAATCACTGTCTGATTCCTTAAAAGGTAAGCAAGGACGTTTCCGTCAAAACTTACTTGGAAAACGTGTGGATTATTCTGCTCGTTCGGTAATTGTTGTTGGTCCTGAATTAAAATTATTTGAATGCGGATTGCCAAAAGATATGGCAGCTGAATTATATAAACCTTTTGTGATTCGTAAATTAATCGAAAGAGGAATTGTAAAAACAGTTAAATCGGCTAAGAAAATTATAGATAAAAAAGAGCCTGTAGTTTGGGATATCCTAGAAAATGTAATTAAAGGACATCCAGTATTGCTGAACCGTGCTCCTACTTTGCACAGATTGGGTATTCAAGCTTTCCAACCTAAATTAATTGAAGGTAAAGCTATCCAATTACACCCATTAGTATGTACGGCATTTAATGCGGATTTTGATGGGGATCAAATGGCGGTTCACTTGCCATTAGGACCTGAAGCAATTTTGGAAGCACAACTATTGATGTTGGCATCTCACAATATCTTGAACCCTGCAAATGGTGCTCCTATTACTGTACCTTCTCAGGATATGGTCTTGGGTCTATATTATATGACCAAAGAAAGATTATCAACTCCTGAGAAAACTATTTTAGGGCAAGATTTGACTTTCTATTCTGCTGAAGAGGTAAATATTGCCTTAAATGAAGGAAGATTAGAATTGAATGCTCGTGTGAAAATTAGAGCAAAAGATTTTAATGATAATGGTGAGTTGGTTTATAAAATCATTCAAACTACAGCGGGACGTGTATTATTTAACGAAGTAGTACCGGAAGCTGCTGGATATATTAACGATGTATTGACTAAGAAAAATCTTAGAGATATTATCGGTCACGTATTGAATTCAACTAGTGTGCCTGAAACGGCTGCCTTCTTGGATAATATGAAAGATATGGGGTATAAATTTGCCTTTAGAGGTGGATTGTCATTCTCATTAGGGGATATTAGAATTCCAGATCAAAAGCCACAATTAATCGCTGATGCAAGGGAGCAAGTAATTGGTATTTCTGCTAACTATAACATGGGTCTTATTACAAATAATGAGCGTTACAACCAAGTTATTGATGTGTGGACTTCTGCAAATGCACAATTGACGGAGTTAGCAATGAAAAATATTAGAGAAGACCAACAAGGTTTCAACTCTGTATATATGATGCTTGATTCTGGAGCAAGGGGTTCTAAAGAACAAATTCGTCAGTTAACTGGTATGCGTGGTTTGATGGCTAAGCCTAAAAAATCGACTGCTGGTGGTGGTGAAATTATTGAAAACCCGATTCTTTCGAACTTTAAAGAAGGTCTTTCTATCCTTGAGTACTTTATTTCTACGCACGGTGCTCGTAAAGGACTTGCGGATACTGCCTTGAAAACGGCGGATGCGGGTTACTTAACAAGAAGACTTCATGATGTATCGCAAGATGTTATTGTAAATATTGAAGATTGCGGTACTCTTAGAGGTGTTGAAGTTTCGGCATTGAAAAAGAATGAAGAAATAGTTGAATCACTTGGAGAAAGAATCTTAGGACGTGTTGCTTTACAAGATGTTATCAATCCATTAACTAGTGAAGTTTTAGTGGCATCAGGAGAACAAATTACTGAGGCTACAATGAAGTTGATTGAAGCTTCTCCTTTGGAAAAAGTTGAAGTTCGTTCACCGTTGACTTGTGAAGCGTTAAAAGGAATTTGTGCTAAATGTTACGGACGTAACTTAGCTACTGGAAAAATGACTCAAAGAGGTGAGGCTGTAGGTGTAATTGCTGCACAATCTATTGGAGAGCCTGGTACACAGTTAACACTTCGTACGTTCCACGTTGGAGGGGTTGCAGGAGGTATATCTGAAGAATCAAGTATCATTGCGAAATTCGCTGGTAAACTTGAAGTTGAAGATTTGAAAACAGTTAAAGGAGAAGATAACGAAGGAAAAGAAGTTGATATTGTTGTTTCTCGTTCTACTGAATTAAAATTAGTTGACGAAAGAACAGGTATTGTTTTAAATACACATAACATTCCTTACGGTTCTAGTATCTTTGTAAAAGACGGTCAGTCAATTGCAAAAGGTGATGTAATCTGTAAATGGGATCCATATAATGGAGTTATTGTTTCTGAGTTTACTGGTAAAATTGCTTACGAAGATTTAGAACAGGGTCAATCATATATGGTTGAAATTGATGAGCAAACTGGTTTCCAAGAAAAAGTAATTTCTGAGTCTAGAACTAAAAAATTAATTCCTACTTTATTAGTTTATGGTAATGATGGTGAATTAATTCGTTCATACAACTTACCAGTTGGAGCTCACTTAATGGTTGAGAACGGAGAGAAAATTAAAGCAGGTAAAGTATTGGTTAAGATTCCACGTCGTTCTTCTAAATCAGGAGATATCACAGGAGGTTTGCCAAGAATTACCGAACTTTTAGAAGCTCGTAATCCTTCGAATCCAGCAGTAGTTTCAGAGATTGATGGTGTTGTTTCTTTTGGAAAAATTAAAAGAGGTAACCGTGAGATTGTTATCGAATCTAAATTTGGTGATGTTAGAAAATACCTTGTTAAACTTTCAAGTCAAATTCTTGTACAAGAAAATGACTTCGTAAGAGCGGGTGTTCCTTTGTCAGATGGAGCAATTACTCCAGACGATATTTTAAGAATTCAAGGTCCAGCTGCTGTTCAGCAGTACTTGGTGAATGAAATTCAAGAAGTATACCGTCTACAAGGGGTGAAAATTAACGATAAGCACTTTGAAGTAGTAATTCGTCAAATGATGCGTAAAGTAAGAGTTCAAGATCCAGGTGATACATTGTTCTTAGAAGATCAATTAATTCATACTAAAGATTTTATTGTTGAGAATGATAAGTTGTACGGTATGAAAGTGGTAGAAGACGCTGGAGATTCTTCTAATTTAAAAGAAGGTCAAATCGTTACTTTACGTCAATTACGTGATGAGAATTCATTGTTGAAGCGTTCTGATAAGAACTTAGTTGTAGCTCGTGATGTTATTACAGCAACTGCTACTCCAGTATTACAAGGTATTACTAGAGCGTCTCTTCAAACGAAATCATTCATCTCAGCTGCTTCTTTCCAAGAAACAACTAAAGTGTTAAACGAAGCTGCAGTAGCAGGTAAGATTGATTACTTAGAAGGATTGAAAGAAAATGTAATTGTAGGACATAGAATTCCAGCAGGTACAGGTATGAGAGAATACGATAATGCTATTGTAGGTTCTAAGGAAGATTACAATGATATGATGGCAAACAAAGAAGAATATATTTATTAATTAAATAGATTCTAATTGATAAAAAATAGAAAGATTACCTTGTGTAGTCTTTCTATTTTAATTTTAAGGAGTTCCTAATTTTAATTTTTTTTATATGAAAGACCAACAAGAACAAATTAATATTGAATTGGACGAAAAAACTGCTGAAGGAATTTATTCTAATCTAGCGATTATTAACCATTCTTCATCTGAATTTGTTTTAGATTTTGTGAGTATCATGCCTGGTATTCCTAAAGCTAAAGTAAAGTCAAGGATTGTTTTAACCCCTCAACATGCTAAGCGATTGTTAAAAGCAATAGGTGATAATATTCACCGATTCGAATTGGCTAATGGAGAGATTAAAGATACTGAGCAATCGCCAATACCGCTTAATTTTGGTCCAGCAGGACAAGCATAACTTAATATAAGGCTTCGTACTACGGAGCTTTTTTTATGCTTTTTACTTTTTTATTGGTATAAAAGAGTTGTTGTTATTTTGTTATTTAGGTGTGTTAACGAGTATAATTGTTGTTTATCGAATATATTTTTTATAGCTGTAGCGTTGCTCTAATTTTGTCCACAGATAAGGAAGGGGTTTTACCTTCTCTAATTTAAAACAAATTATTATGACTATTTCAGCTAAGCAAAATAACTTTAGAAAATCAGTAAACAATATCATTATGATTGTTGTAATGATGTTTTCTGTAGTTGCTTTTAGTCAGTCTCCGGATAATAATTCTTTAGCGGATGCTTTGGTTGAGCCTGTTTCAAATACAGCAGAGGTAAGTACTTCTAGAAATTCAAATGTTGAATTTGTTTTGTGGTTTATGGGAACAAAACAAAATCCAAATTCAACTATCTCAACTGAAGGGAATAGTACTAGAAATCAAATTATAACTTCAGGTTTAGCGCCAAATCGTTTGTTAATAAAAGCTTTTTTAAAAAAAGCAGTTAACTTTGAAACTTCGCTAGTGTAAAAAAAAAATATTTTAGATATAAAAAAGCCAAATTTAGAAAATTAAATTTGGCTTTTTTTTTCGTTTAAATTTAAGGTCTTTTAAGTGATGTGATTTTGTGTTGGTATAAATGTCTAGTATCACAATTGTTTCCGTTTCTATTGGCAAATGGGATATGATTTAGTGCTTGATTAGAGTGGTTTTAGTGAGTTTTAGGTGAATATGATTCGTTGCTGCTGTATATATATGGAAACAAATCTGTGTTTGTATATAGGTGTTGTGTCAAAATCCTCTAGTAAATCAGTGGTCAGTCTCTGTTGATTGATTTCAATCTGCGCTAATCTGAGCAATCTCTGTTCAAACTATTCATGTCTTCCGTGTATCTTAATACAATCCCTTTTTAAGTGTTTTTAATCTGTGTCAATCTGAGCAATCTGTGTTTAATTGCTTTGTGATCTTAGTGCTTCCTTGGTGCTCTTTGTGTTTAAACAAGCCTAAACTCCTACAAAATCTTATTTCTCTTCAAAAACAATATTCACATTTTCAGCGAGTTGAGAAAAAGGTTAAAATAAAGTTATGAAAAGGTATTGTTTAATTGAATAAAGGCGGTACTTTTGCACCCGCAACAAGCAAGACGTTCACTGACATACTGGCAAGCGATTGAGATATAAAGGAGATTAAAACTTCTTAAAATAAATATCAAAAAAAGCTTGTGAGAAAAGAATTTAGGTTTTACATTTGCACCCCGCAAAAGCGCTAAGTTATTTGAAATACTGACAAGAGAAATAAGGTTTTGAGCTTTGAAAAAAGAAAAAAAAACTTTAAATTTTTCTTGTGAGATTAAAAAGAAGTTGTACTTTTGCACCCGCTTCGAGAAACACAAACATTGTGAAAAACGAAGAGAAAATAAGAAGAACACGTTCCTAGACATATTGAATTGACAGCCGTTCTTAAGAGAGATTTTAAGAACAAAAGAATAAGAGTAATAGAATCGATAGATTTGAAACGAACCACTAGAACTTCAGTCAAAAATAAATAGTCCGCCACGGCGGAAGCATAATATACGATGAAGAGTTTGATCCTGGCTCAGGATGAACGCTAGCGGCAGGCCTAACACATGCAAGTCGAGGGGTATAGTTTTTCGGAACTAGAGACCGGCGCACGGGTGCGTAACGCGTATGCAATCTACCTTTCACAGAGGGATAGCCCAGAGAAATTTGGATTAATACCTCATAGTATATCGAGTTGGCATCAACATGATATTAAAGTTACAACGGTGAAAGATGAGCATGCGTCCCATTAGCTTGTTGGTAAGGTAACGGCTTACCAAGGCAACGATGGGTAGGGGTCCTGAGAGGGAGATCCCCCACACTGGTACTGAGACACGGACCAGACTCCTACGGGAGGCAGCAGTGAGGAATATTGGTCAATGGACGCAAGTCTGAACCAGCCATGCCGCGTGCAGGATGACGGTCCTATGGATTGTAAACTGCTTTTGTACAGGAAGAAACCGCTCTACGTGTAGAGCCTTGACGGTACTGTAAGAATAAGGATCGGCTAACTCCGTGCCAGCAGCCGCGGTAATACGGAGGATCCAAGCGTTATCCGGAATCATTGGGTTTAAAGGGTCCGTAGGCGGCCTTATAAGTCAGTGGTGAAATCTCCCCGCTCAACGGGGAAACGGCCATTGATACTGTAGGGCTTGAATTATTAGGAAGTAACTAGAATATGTAGTGTAGCGGTGAAATGCTTAGAGATTACATGGAATACCAATTGCGAAGGCAGGTTACTACTAATATATTGACGCTGATGGACGAAAGCGTGGGTAGCGAACAGGATTAGATACCCTGGTAGTCCACGCCGTAAACGATGGATACTAGCTGTTGGGCGCAAGTTCAGTGGCTAAGCGAAAGTGATAAGTATCCCACCTGGGGAGTACGAACGCAAGTTTGAAACTCAAAGGAATTGACGGGGGCCCGCACAAGCGGTGGAGCATGTGGTTTAATTCGATGATACGCGAGGAACCTTACCAAGGCTTAAATGTAGATTGACCGTTTTGGAAACAGAACTTTCGCAAGACAATTTACAAGGTGCTGCATGGTTGTCGTCAGCTCGTGCCGTGAGGTGTCAGGTTAAGTCCTATAACGAGCGCAACCCCTGTTGTTAGTTGCCAGCGAGTCAAGTCGGGAACTCTAACAAGACTGCCAGTGTAAACTGTGAGGAAGGTGGGGATGACGTCAAATCATCACGGCCCTTACGCCTTGGGCTACACACGTGCTACAATGGACGGTACAGAGAGCAGCCACTATGCAAATAGGAGCGAATCTATAAAACCGTTCTCAGTTCGGATCGGAGTCTGCAACTCGACTCCGTGAAGCTGGAATCGCTAGTAATCGGATATCAGCCATGATCCGGTGAATACGTTCCCGGGCCTTGTACACACCGCCCGTCAAGCCATGGAAGCTGGGGGTGCCTGAAGTCGGTGACCGCAAGGAGCTGCCTAGGGTAAAACTGGTAACTAGGGCTAAGTCGTAACAAGGTAGCCGTACCGGAAGGTGCGGCTGGAACACCTCCTTTCTAGAGCCTTAGTGTTAGCGTAAGCACGCTAAGGAAAAAGACGAAAAGAACTATTGGGATTAGATTTAGACATTATATTACTCTTGCTGTTAATTTAAAAAAAAAAGAATAAAACTTAAGTAAAACAGAGTCTCGTAGCTCAGCTGGTTAGAGTACTACACTGATAATGTAGGGGTCGGCAGTTCGAGTCTGCCCGGGACTACTATTTAAACTTAAGAAAAGGAAATTTTAGAGGTTGGCTAACCGTTCTAAGTACTGTTAACTGAGAACTGTTAACTGTACACTAAAGAATGGGGGGATTAGCTCAGCTGGCTAGAGCGCCTGCCTTGCACGCAGGAGGTCAACGGTTCGACTCCGTTATTCTCCACAAGCTCGAAGAGCAAATTTCAAAAAAAAGAAATTACAAATACCAATTATTGGAATTTGGGATTTAAAAATTGGAATTTATCCAGAGTAAAAGTTCATTGACATATTGAGATAAGAAAAATATAAAAAGTAGAAAGCGTTTTTTACTATTTATAGTAGAAAACAAACAAAAACGGTCATAATTAAATTTATGATTGGTACAATAAGCAAAATAAGGGCGTATGGGGGATGCCTAGGCTCTCAGAGGCGATGAAAGGCGTGATAAGCTGCGAAAAGTTACGGGGATCTGCACACAAGAGTTGATCCGTAAATACCTGAATGGGGCAACCCACTATGTTGAAGACATAGTACACCGATAGGTGGGCAAACCCGCTGAACTGAAACATCTAAGTAGGCGGAGGAGAAGAAAACAAAAGTGATTCCGTAAGTAGTGGCGAGCGAACGCGGATTAGCCCAAACCAGTGTTGTTACGGCAATGCTGGGGTTGTAGGACCACGACATTTCTTGCATGAAGAATTAGAATTTACTGGAAAGTAAAGCCAAAGAAGGTGATAGCCCTGTATAAGTAATGACTGTAAAGGATAGTGGTATCCTGAGTAGGGCGGGGCACGTGAAACCCTGTCTGAATTTGGCGGGACCATCCGCTAAGGCTAAATACTCCTGAGAGACCGATAGTGAACCAGTACCGTGAGGGAAAGGTGAAAAGAACCGTGAATAACGGAGTGAAATAGATCCTGAAACCATACGCTTACAAGCGGTCGGAGCCCATTCGTTGGGTGACGGCGTGCCTTTTGCATAATGAGCCTACGAGTTAACGTTTCTGGCAAGGATAAGTGGTTAAGCCACGGATCCGTAGCGAAAGCGAGTCTGAATAGGGCGCTTTAGTCAGTAGTGTTAGACGCGAAACCGTGTGATCTACCCATGGACAGGTTGAAGCTTTGTTAACCCAAAGTGGAGGACCGAACCCGTTGACGTTGAAAAGTCTTGGGATGATCTGTGGGTAGGGGTGAAAGGCCAATCAAACTCGGAAATAGCTCGTACTCCCCGAAATGCATTTAGGTGCAGCGTCGTGCATAAGTTATATAGAGGTAGAGCTACTGATTGGATGCGGGGGCTTCACCGCCTACCAATTCCTGACAAACTCCGAATGCTATATAATGTTTCACGACAGTGAGGGCTTGGGTGCTAAGGTCCAAGTCCGAGAGGGAAAGAACCCAGACCATCAGCTAAGGTCCCCAAATATATACTAAGTTGAAAGAACGCGGTTTGTCTGCTTAGACAGCTAGGATGTTGGCTTGGAAGCAGCCATTCATTTAAAGAGTGCGTAACAGCTCACTAGTCGAGCGGACGAGCATGGATAATAATCGGGCATAAGTATATTACCGAAGCTATGGATTTTGTAGTAATACAAAGTGGTAGGGGAGCATTCTAACAGGGTTGAAGGTGTGTCGTAAGGCATGCTGGACTGGTTAGAAAAGAAAATGTAGGCATAAGTAACGATAATGCGGGCGAGAAACCCGCACACCGAAAGACTAAGGTTTCCACAGCTATGCTAATCAGCTGTGGGTTAGTCGGGACCTAAGGCGAACCCGAAAGGGACAGTCGATGGACAACGGGTTAATATTCCCGTACTACTGTTAACTGTGATGGGGTGACGGAGTGATGAAAGTACCGCGAACTGACGGAATAGTTCGTTGAAGTATGTACCTATAGGCTGCGCAGGCAAATCCACGCGGCTTGGGGAATTACGATAGTACTCGGCGTCTTCGGACAAAGAGATAGTGTACCTAAGGGCTTCCAAGAAAAACCTCTAAACTTCAGGTTAATAGTACCCGTACCGCAAACCGACACAGGTAG is from Flavobacterium sp. NG2 and encodes:
- the rpoB gene encoding DNA-directed RNA polymerase subunit beta; its protein translation is MLTNQTERLNFASTKNIPNYPDFLDVQVKSFQDFFQLETKSDERGNEGLYNTFMENFPITDTRNNFVLEFLDYFVDPPRYTIQECIERGLTHSVPLKARLKLYCTDPEHEDFETIVQDVYLGTIPYMTPSGTFVINGAERVVVSQLHRSPGVFFGQSFHANGTKLYSARVIPFKGSWIEFSTDINSVMYAYIDRKKKLPVTTLFRAIGFERDKDILEIFDLAEEIKVSKTGLKKYIGRKLAARVLNTWHEDFVDEDTGEVVSIERNEIILDRDTIIDKDNVEEIIDSNVKSILLHKEDANQADYAIIHNTLQKDPTNSEKEAVEHIYRQLRNAEPPDEETARGIIDKLFFSDQRYNLGEVGRYRMNKKLQLDIPMEKQVLTKEDIITIVKYLIELINAKADIDDIDHLSNRRVRTVGEQLSQQFGVGLARMARTIRERMNVRDNEVFTPIDLINAKTLSSVINSFFGTNQLSQFMDQTNPLAEITHKRRLSALGPGGLSRERAGFEVRDVHYTHYGRLCPIETPEGPNIGLISSLGVYAKVNGMGFIETPYRKVTEGVVDLNATPIYLSAEEEEGMMIAQANIEMDNSGKITAENVIAREEGDFPVVSPLQVHYTDVAPNQIASISASLIPFLEHDDANRALMGSNMMRQAVPLIRPEAPIVGTGLERQVASDSRVLINAEGHGTVEYVDANIITIKYDRSEEERMVSFDSDEKTYNLIKFRKTNQGTSINLKPIVRKGDRVVPGQVLSEGYATQNGELALGRNLKVAFMPWKGYNFEDAIVISEKVVRDDIFTSIHVDDYSLEVRDTKLGNEELTNDIPNVSEEATKDLDENGMIRIGAEVKPGDILIGKITPKGESDPTPEEKLLRAIFGDKAGDVKDASLKASPSLHGVVLDKKLFARAVKDKRKRTQDKDALGALEMEFEVKFTELKDKLIEKLFLIVNGKTSQGVMNDLGEEVLPKGKKYTQRMLYAVEDFAHLSKGQWVADDATNKMVNDLIHNYKIKLNDLQGALRREKFTITVGDELPSGILKLAKVYIAKKRKLKVGDKMAGRHGNKGIVARIVRHEDMPFLEDGTPVDIVLNPLGVPSRMNIGQIYETVLGWAGMNLGRKYATPIFDGASLDQINALTDEAGIPRFGHTHLYDGGTGERFHQAATVGVIYMLKLGHMVDDKMHARSIGPYSLITQQPLGGKAQFGGQRFGEMEVWALEAYGASSTLREILTVKSDDVIGRAKTYEAIVKGESMPEPGLPESFNVLMHELKGLGLDIRLEE
- the rpoC gene encoding DNA-directed RNA polymerase subunit beta'; translation: MMNNRNNKDKNQVKRFDKISIGLASPESILKESRGEVLKPETINYRTHKPERDGLFCERIFGPVKDFECACGKYKRIRYKGIICDRCGVEVTEKKVRRDRVGHINLVVPIAHIWYFRSLPNKIGYILGLPSKKLDMIIYYERYVVIQAGIAKNTDGESLQRLDFLTEEEYLNILDTLPQENQYLDDMDPNKFVAKMGAECIMDLLARIDLDQLSYQLRHSANNETSKQRKTEALKRLQVVESFRESNLNRENRPEWMIMKVVPVIPPELRPLVPLDGGRFATSDLNDLYRRVIIRNNRLKRLMEIKAPEVILRNEKRMLQESVDSLFDNTRKASAVKTESNRPLKSLSDSLKGKQGRFRQNLLGKRVDYSARSVIVVGPELKLFECGLPKDMAAELYKPFVIRKLIERGIVKTVKSAKKIIDKKEPVVWDILENVIKGHPVLLNRAPTLHRLGIQAFQPKLIEGKAIQLHPLVCTAFNADFDGDQMAVHLPLGPEAILEAQLLMLASHNILNPANGAPITVPSQDMVLGLYYMTKERLSTPEKTILGQDLTFYSAEEVNIALNEGRLELNARVKIRAKDFNDNGELVYKIIQTTAGRVLFNEVVPEAAGYINDVLTKKNLRDIIGHVLNSTSVPETAAFLDNMKDMGYKFAFRGGLSFSLGDIRIPDQKPQLIADAREQVIGISANYNMGLITNNERYNQVIDVWTSANAQLTELAMKNIREDQQGFNSVYMMLDSGARGSKEQIRQLTGMRGLMAKPKKSTAGGGEIIENPILSNFKEGLSILEYFISTHGARKGLADTALKTADAGYLTRRLHDVSQDVIVNIEDCGTLRGVEVSALKKNEEIVESLGERILGRVALQDVINPLTSEVLVASGEQITEATMKLIEASPLEKVEVRSPLTCEALKGICAKCYGRNLATGKMTQRGEAVGVIAAQSIGEPGTQLTLRTFHVGGVAGGISEESSIIAKFAGKLEVEDLKTVKGEDNEGKEVDIVVSRSTELKLVDERTGIVLNTHNIPYGSSIFVKDGQSIAKGDVICKWDPYNGVIVSEFTGKIAYEDLEQGQSYMVEIDEQTGFQEKVISESRTKKLIPTLLVYGNDGELIRSYNLPVGAHLMVENGEKIKAGKVLVKIPRRSSKSGDITGGLPRITELLEARNPSNPAVVSEIDGVVSFGKIKRGNREIVIESKFGDVRKYLVKLSSQILVQENDFVRAGVPLSDGAITPDDILRIQGPAAVQQYLVNEIQEVYRLQGVKINDKHFEVVIRQMMRKVRVQDPGDTLFLEDQLIHTKDFIVENDKLYGMKVVEDAGDSSNLKEGQIVTLRQLRDENSLLKRSDKNLVVARDVITATATPVLQGITRASLQTKSFISAASFQETTKVLNEAAVAGKIDYLEGLKENVIVGHRIPAGTGMREYDNAIVGSKEDYNDMMANKEEYIY
- a CDS encoding DUF3467 domain-containing protein, translating into MKDQQEQINIELDEKTAEGIYSNLAIINHSSSEFVLDFVSIMPGIPKAKVKSRIVLTPQHAKRLLKAIGDNIHRFELANGEIKDTEQSPIPLNFGPAGQA